One genomic region from Jilunia laotingensis encodes:
- a CDS encoding helix-turn-helix domain-containing protein, with amino-acid sequence MYIDNENFEKWMEKLSKKLTEIGKDLKSLINTDKVLDDNEKILDNQDLAFLLKVSFRTLQRYRVSGLLPFFTIGKKTYYRASDIRSFVRERADSQTYKQFEKANQLENQP; translated from the coding sequence ATGTATATAGACAACGAAAACTTTGAGAAATGGATGGAGAAGCTATCCAAGAAACTCACTGAAATAGGGAAAGACTTAAAATCCCTAATCAATACCGATAAAGTATTAGATGATAATGAAAAGATACTCGATAATCAGGATTTAGCCTTTCTTCTGAAAGTATCTTTCCGAACTCTTCAACGCTATAGGGTAAGCGGGCTACTACCTTTCTTTACCATTGGAAAGAAAACTTATTATCGTGCTAGTGATATCCGGTCTTTCGTTCGTGAACGTGCCGATTCTCAAACCTACAAACAGTTTGAAAAAGCTAATCAATTAGAGAATCAGCCGTGA
- a CDS encoding Acg family FMN-binding oxidoreductase, translating to MKTDFIQIASYASKAPSGHNTQPWKFHITDSTITVLPNLDVALPVVDRNNRELFISLGCAVENLCIAASYFGYTTHIIECSIEAIILELTKNDLTIEDSLFHQIEKRQTNRNIYNGNKISDGILQQLQSIPKENGIQFYFTEINTPFANTITQYIIKGNEIQMADIAFKNELLSWMRFNKKQVEATHNGLSYLVFGNPPLPRILARPIVSLFLKPNAQNKSDRKKIDSSSHFVVCTTQRDIIEEWINLGRTLQRFLLKVTEIGISYAFLNQPCEVAALAFDLREKLPVNKEHPTLIMRIGYAKQIPYSPRKKIETSLV from the coding sequence ATGAAAACTGATTTCATACAAATAGCTAGTTATGCTTCCAAAGCTCCTTCGGGACATAACACACAGCCTTGGAAGTTTCATATTACGGACAGTACTATTACGGTTCTCCCCAACTTAGATGTAGCGTTACCTGTCGTTGATAGAAACAATCGTGAGTTATTTATTAGCTTAGGCTGTGCTGTTGAAAACTTATGCATCGCTGCCAGCTATTTCGGTTACACTACCCATATAATAGAATGCAGTATAGAAGCGATTATTCTTGAATTAACGAAAAATGATCTCACAATTGAAGATTCCCTATTCCATCAAATTGAGAAACGACAGACAAACCGCAATATCTATAATGGCAATAAAATATCAGATGGAATTCTGCAACAACTTCAATCCATTCCAAAAGAAAATGGTATTCAATTCTACTTTACTGAAATAAATACGCCATTTGCAAATACAATAACCCAATACATAATAAAAGGGAATGAAATTCAAATGGCTGATATTGCTTTCAAGAATGAATTGCTTTCGTGGATGAGGTTTAATAAAAAACAAGTTGAGGCTACACATAACGGGCTAAGTTATTTGGTTTTCGGAAATCCACCACTTCCTAGAATATTAGCACGTCCCATAGTTAGCTTATTCTTAAAACCTAATGCGCAGAACAAATCGGATAGAAAGAAAATAGATTCTTCCTCGCATTTTGTTGTATGCACCACGCAACGAGATATAATCGAAGAGTGGATTAACTTGGGGCGAACACTCCAACGCTTTCTGTTAAAAGTAACTGAGATCGGGATTTCTTATGCTTTTTTGAATCAGCCGTGCGAAGTTGCGGCATTAGCTTTTGACTTACGAGAGAAATTACCTGTCAATAAGGAACACCCAACATTAATAATGAGAATTGGTTATGCAAAGCAAATCCCTTATTCTCCCCGTAAAAAGATTGAAACATCACTAGTCTAA
- a CDS encoding TetR/AcrR family transcriptional regulator: MKGKSITGERDREATEKRLLDTIGKMIAEDGFEKIGINAIATQSGVSKILIYRYFGSVEGLMAAYIRQHDFWINFPLEYPSRKKLPAFVKSMFQGQIEQLRNNPTLKRLYRWELSCNNDMIVKLREQREKVGIDLVKKVSELTGHPQKEIAAIASMLTASITYLVMLEDFCPVYNGIPLNENSGWEQINEGIEVLINKVFQDEN; this comes from the coding sequence ATGAAAGGAAAAAGCATAACAGGAGAAAGAGATCGGGAAGCTACCGAAAAGCGGTTGCTAGATACTATCGGTAAAATGATTGCCGAAGATGGCTTCGAGAAAATCGGCATTAACGCTATAGCTACCCAATCAGGTGTTTCAAAGATATTGATATACCGTTATTTTGGTTCGGTAGAGGGACTTATGGCTGCTTACATACGGCAACATGATTTTTGGATCAATTTCCCTCTTGAATATCCCAGCCGTAAAAAACTACCTGCATTCGTGAAAAGTATGTTTCAAGGACAGATTGAGCAATTAAGGAATAATCCTACTTTGAAAAGGCTTTATCGCTGGGAATTATCTTGTAATAATGATATGATTGTAAAGCTAAGAGAGCAACGGGAAAAAGTAGGAATAGACCTTGTAAAGAAAGTAAGCGAACTAACAGGACATCCCCAAAAGGAAATTGCAGCAATAGCTTCTATGCTGACAGCATCAATTACTTATTTGGTAATGCTGGAAGATTTTTGTCCGGTTTACAATGGCATTCCTCTGAATGAGAATTCAGGATGGGAACAGATAAACGAAGGAATTGAAGTTTTAATAAATAAGGTATTTCAAGATGAAAACTGA
- a CDS encoding helix-turn-helix domain-containing protein, with protein sequence MEVVTIEKRTFLYVCERFTEFAKRIESLYSTHTQKVENWLDSQEVCPLLGFSKRTLQYYRSSGRLAYSQIGSKIYYKSADIEKIISNCEIKNQSPKQITSYEKN encoded by the coding sequence ATGGAAGTAGTAACCATCGAAAAAAGAACATTCTTGTATGTCTGCGAGAGGTTCACGGAGTTTGCTAAACGGATAGAGAGTTTGTACAGCACTCATACGCAGAAAGTCGAAAACTGGCTGGATAGTCAGGAAGTATGCCCGTTGTTAGGCTTTAGTAAGCGAACTTTGCAGTATTATAGAAGTAGCGGAAGATTGGCTTATTCTCAAATCGGTAGCAAGATTTATTATAAATCTGCTGATATTGAAAAGATTATTTCAAACTGTGAAATAAAGAATCAATCACCCAAACAAATCACGTCTTATGAAAAGAATTAA
- a CDS encoding DUF3876 domain-containing protein has translation MKRIKKDYPTFNLFSIVGTWESVNLNPTVIIYRNDKDYLLSIIYVLETTKQASPATYEIQKEGSLYFIAPAPKRIYIDYDSVKDVLNLSSLGDYLRN, from the coding sequence ATGAAAAGAATTAAAAAAGATTATCCGACCTTCAACCTGTTTTCGATTGTCGGCACATGGGAAAGCGTTAATCTGAATCCTACGGTTATCATTTATCGGAACGACAAAGATTATCTTCTCTCCATTATATATGTGTTGGAAACCACCAAACAGGCTTCACCCGCCACATATGAAATACAGAAAGAAGGTAGCCTGTATTTTATTGCTCCTGCTCCTAAACGGATTTACATAGATTATGATTCAGTGAAAGATGTGCTTAATCTTTCATCACTGGGTGACTATCTGCGAAACTAA
- a CDS encoding helix-turn-helix domain-containing protein — protein MELINKDIPQVKEFISSLDSMLNGIESIVKHYKPHLNGERFLSNHEVSKKLNVSLRTLQEWRDTGLIPFIQIKGKIIYRQSDIDKLLQKHYFESWKE, from the coding sequence ATGGAATTAATAAATAAAGATATACCGCAAGTCAAAGAATTTATTTCTTCGCTCGATTCAATGCTGAACGGTATTGAATCAATTGTCAAGCACTATAAACCTCACCTGAACGGAGAACGTTTTCTTTCCAATCATGAGGTTTCTAAAAAACTGAATGTCAGTTTGCGAACCCTGCAAGAGTGGAGAGATACAGGGTTAATCCCCTTTATTCAGATAAAAGGTAAAATCATCTATCGCCAAAGCGATATAGACAAACTATTGCAAAAGCATTACTTTGAAAGCTGGAAGGAATAA
- a CDS encoding helix-turn-helix domain-containing protein, which translates to MDIVAIERVSFDSFRKKLEQIISLVDNTSLHSFDMCIEKEWIEGRTLAASLNIPLRTLQSLRESGKLSFSTVGKKVYYKVAEVQKLLDSGRIKVTIKE; encoded by the coding sequence ATGGATATAGTAGCAATAGAAAGAGTTTCCTTCGATTCTTTTAGAAAGAAGTTGGAACAGATTATATCATTGGTAGATAATACTTCTTTGCATTCCTTTGATATGTGTATTGAGAAAGAATGGATAGAGGGTAGGACATTGGCAGCTTCCTTAAATATTCCTTTACGAACATTACAGTCTTTACGTGAGAGTGGCAAACTTTCTTTTTCGACTGTTGGCAAGAAGGTATATTATAAGGTTGCCGAAGTACAAAAACTATTGGATTCAGGTAGAATAAAAGTAACCATTAAAGAATAA
- a CDS encoding helix-turn-helix domain-containing protein, whose amino-acid sequence MNLYTNEDSQELLQSLDRVLPYIEYALKNNKPMFEGERYLTSEELCSILKISRRTLQYYRDDGIFPFIQLPGKVLFRESDIRKVLEDRFRSAYQLNY is encoded by the coding sequence ATGAATTTATACACGAATGAGGATAGCCAAGAATTATTGCAATCGTTAGATAGGGTTTTACCTTATATAGAATATGCATTGAAGAATAATAAGCCCATGTTTGAGGGTGAACGGTATCTGACAAGCGAAGAACTTTGTTCTATTCTCAAAATTAGCCGTAGAACTTTGCAGTATTATCGGGATGATGGCATTTTCCCTTTTATTCAACTTCCGGGCAAAGTGCTATTCCGTGAATCGGATATCAGGAAGGTTTTAGAAGATAGGTTTCGTTCAGCCTATCAACTAAATTACTAG
- a CDS encoding site-specific integrase — translation MKRQTFNVLFFIRKTRTVKSGETPIMLRITIQGQLAEIQLKRTIKPELWSQTKERCTGKDAKSVEVNRYIESVRLRLYDIHRILEDDNKLINPMEIKRRFLGLDVKHLMFFEVFQEHNDKCRELIGKDYAKVTISRFDTCLRYFKEMALKKHHLKDIPMKEISHAIIQDYIHFLKVQKDLQENTVIRYMKVVKKITNMALANDWMEKDPFINIRFHEQEVHKEFLTKEELETMQNKVFDVPRLDLVRDIFLFQCFTGLAFIDVSELKAEHLVSDNQGNLWIRKARQKTKVMCNIPLLDIPLAILEKYKGHLLAKKKGTLLPVPCNQKLNSYLKEIADLCGIKKNLTTHTGRHTFSTVVALANNVSLENVAKMLGHTNTKMTQRYAKVLDQSILRDMQNVRESFSTKTI, via the coding sequence ATGAAACGACAGACTTTCAACGTACTGTTCTTCATCCGCAAAACAAGAACAGTAAAGTCAGGTGAGACACCTATCATGTTGCGGATAACAATTCAAGGTCAATTAGCTGAAATACAGTTAAAACGAACCATTAAGCCCGAACTTTGGTCGCAAACCAAAGAACGGTGTACAGGTAAAGATGCCAAATCTGTAGAAGTAAACCGCTATATTGAATCGGTAAGACTACGTTTATATGATATTCATCGAATTTTAGAAGATGATAATAAGCTTATCAATCCGATGGAGATTAAAAGACGTTTTCTTGGGCTGGATGTAAAGCACCTGATGTTCTTTGAAGTTTTTCAGGAACATAACGACAAATGCCGTGAACTGATTGGTAAGGATTATGCCAAAGTAACTATCTCCCGATTTGATACTTGTTTACGGTATTTCAAAGAGATGGCTTTGAAAAAGCACCATCTAAAGGATATACCCATGAAAGAAATAAGTCATGCCATTATTCAGGATTATATTCATTTCCTGAAAGTTCAAAAGGACTTGCAAGAAAATACGGTAATCCGTTATATGAAAGTAGTTAAGAAAATCACCAATATGGCATTGGCTAATGATTGGATGGAGAAAGATCCGTTTATCAATATCCGTTTCCATGAGCAAGAAGTACACAAAGAGTTTCTAACCAAAGAAGAATTAGAAACTATGCAAAACAAAGTATTTGATGTTCCTCGACTGGATTTAGTGCGTGATATTTTTCTATTCCAATGCTTCACGGGGTTAGCTTTCATAGATGTATCTGAATTAAAGGCAGAACATCTTGTGTCTGATAATCAGGGGAATTTATGGATTAGAAAAGCAAGACAGAAAACGAAAGTCATGTGCAACATCCCTCTTTTGGATATACCTTTAGCCATATTGGAGAAATACAAAGGACATCTACTGGCGAAAAAGAAAGGAACATTGTTACCTGTTCCATGCAACCAAAAGCTAAACAGTTACTTGAAAGAAATTGCTGATTTATGCGGTATCAAGAAGAATCTAACCACGCATACCGGACGACATACATTTTCGACCGTTGTCGCTTTAGCTAACAATGTATCATTGGAAAATGTAGCCAAAATGCTCGGTCATACCAATACAAAAATGACGCAGCGATACGCAAAAGTATTAGATCAAAGTATTCTCCGAGATATGCAGAATGTACGGGAGAGTTTCTCTACTAAAACCATCTAA
- a CDS encoding penicillin-binding transpeptidase domain-containing protein, which produces MKNTIILLISIATFIACAKQKAEQVSTIDSTLQVSVDSILQNKLSELDATIGQAIVMEVRTGEIKAFVGSDSILQESGLVRTASLLAALETKAVKLSDTIDVDNGILAIGKDTLCDHNWHRSGYGKITVEQGFGLASNIANYKAVRKAFDNEQTFAETLAKYGYQVKDTSLVYNPLGYGILTTPLQNLTFFNAASKTAIKQALEYAVSNGLAKPAQSDKVKVAGATGTIQLPNGEYAVEFCGYFPADNPKYSVIVTINKKGLPASGGLMAGDVFRQIIDIMNER; this is translated from the coding sequence ATGAAAAATACTATTATCCTTTTAATTAGCATAGCTACATTCATAGCTTGCGCCAAACAAAAAGCGGAACAAGTTTCTACCATAGACAGCACTTTACAAGTAAGTGTTGATTCTATCCTGCAAAACAAGCTATCCGAACTTGATGCTACAATAGGGCAAGCTATTGTAATGGAAGTACGGACGGGAGAAATCAAGGCTTTTGTTGGTTCTGATTCTATTCTGCAAGAATCGGGATTAGTGCGTACCGCTTCACTTTTGGCAGCATTGGAAACAAAGGCTGTCAAATTATCCGATACGATAGATGTTGATAATGGTATATTAGCTATTGGAAAAGATACATTGTGCGACCATAATTGGCATAGGAGTGGATATGGAAAAATCACAGTGGAGCAAGGTTTCGGACTTGCATCCAATATCGCCAATTACAAGGCGGTAAGAAAGGCATTTGATAATGAACAAACCTTTGCGGAAACACTTGCAAAATACGGTTATCAAGTGAAAGATACAAGCCTTGTCTATAACCCTTTGGGATACGGCATACTCACTACTCCATTACAGAACTTGACTTTCTTTAATGCAGCAAGCAAGACAGCCATTAAGCAAGCATTGGAATACGCTGTTTCTAATGGATTAGCTAAACCTGCCCAATCCGATAAGGTTAAAGTAGCAGGAGCAACGGGAACTATTCAACTTCCAAACGGTGAATATGCCGTAGAATTTTGCGGTTACTTCCCTGCCGATAATCCGAAATACAGTGTTATCGTTACCATTAATAAGAAGGGATTACCTGCAAGTGGTGGACTGATGGCAGGTGATGTGTTTAGGCAGATTATTGATATAATGAATGAAAGGTAA
- a CDS encoding tyrosine-type recombinase/integrase, whose protein sequence is MSLKNSYTTSDCLQWDSATNLVRKLYRDKNYRISLLVGCGIFFGLRISDLLQLTWEMLLNKDAKFTITEKKTSKRREVRINKEFQKHIKDCYTALNIQNLNEFCFLSGKGKNKVYSIQWINIVLKELKNKYNLKIDHFSTHSLRKTFGRKVFESSENAELALVKLMELFNHSSVTITKRYLGLRQEELLNTYDCLSF, encoded by the coding sequence ATGAGTTTGAAGAACAGCTATACAACAAGTGACTGCCTGCAATGGGACAGTGCCACAAACTTGGTAAGAAAGTTATATAGGGATAAGAATTATAGAATAAGCCTGCTTGTTGGGTGTGGCATATTCTTTGGTCTCCGCATTTCTGACCTGTTGCAACTTACTTGGGAAATGCTTCTGAATAAGGATGCAAAGTTTACCATCACTGAAAAGAAAACAAGCAAACGTAGGGAAGTGAGAATTAATAAGGAGTTTCAGAAGCACATTAAAGACTGTTATACTGCCTTGAATATTCAAAACTTGAATGAGTTTTGCTTTTTATCGGGAAAAGGTAAGAACAAAGTCTATTCTATCCAATGGATAAACATTGTACTTAAAGAGTTGAAAAACAAGTACAATTTAAAGATAGACCATTTTTCCACTCATTCACTTAGAAAGACTTTTGGCAGGAAAGTGTTTGAATCCTCTGAAAATGCTGAATTGGCTTTGGTTAAACTGATGGAACTGTTTAACCATTCAAGTGTAACCATTACTAAAAGATACTTAGGACTTAGACAAGAAGAACTGTTAAACACTTATGATTGTTTGAGTTTCTGA
- a CDS encoding DUF3871 family protein — protein MRNLVIMPTEKRTLNLGEYAEEATIIVEETAKPSITFLEANTDSITLDELANKCVVPTWANQELTIAHQDFISCVHEAASTFYAGEKVSFPEIRVSHIVRGRIPSALGKKASELLECEKTQFYQRLAFAFTVPTIFETIRGQKLELCIGGVRNYSDLNLYRSSKGLEKFSCFIGWRMKICSNQILTGEGVRFNMEVTNISELYRNVLELFNSFNAAKEIHLMQTLSDTYLSETQFAQVVGRMRMYQALSPARQKAIPRLLITDSQINSVCRDYYTNEVFGVKDNAISLFDFHNLLTQSNKNSYIDSYLQRGVNATEVSVGLNNVLQGLDNKYSWFLG, from the coding sequence ATGAGAAATTTAGTTATCATGCCAACAGAGAAAAGAACTTTGAATTTAGGTGAGTATGCAGAAGAAGCTACTATAATTGTGGAAGAAACTGCAAAGCCAAGCATTACTTTCTTGGAAGCAAATACAGATTCTATCACACTGGATGAGCTTGCAAACAAATGTGTCGTTCCAACTTGGGCAAACCAAGAATTAACCATTGCACACCAAGACTTTATTTCTTGTGTGCATGAAGCTGCAAGTACATTCTATGCAGGTGAAAAGGTGAGTTTTCCAGAAATAAGAGTTTCACATATAGTACGTGGTAGAATACCGTCCGCACTAGGCAAGAAAGCAAGTGAACTGTTAGAATGTGAGAAGACACAATTCTATCAAAGACTTGCATTTGCTTTTACTGTTCCAACTATTTTTGAAACAATAAGAGGACAAAAACTTGAATTGTGCATAGGTGGGGTAAGAAATTACAGTGACTTGAATCTGTACCGTTCTTCCAAAGGCTTGGAGAAATTTTCTTGTTTTATAGGTTGGAGAATGAAAATTTGTTCTAATCAGATTCTTACTGGTGAGGGTGTGAGGTTCAACATGGAAGTAACCAATATCAGTGAACTTTACAGAAATGTACTGGAATTGTTTAACAGCTTCAATGCAGCCAAAGAAATACATTTGATGCAAACATTATCAGACACTTATCTATCTGAAACACAGTTTGCACAAGTGGTAGGCAGAATGAGAATGTATCAAGCACTTTCACCAGCAAGACAGAAAGCAATACCAAGACTTTTAATCACTGACAGCCAAATAAATAGTGTGTGTCGTGATTATTACACAAATGAAGTGTTTGGAGTGAAAGATAATGCTATATCTCTTTTTGATTTTCATAATTTACTCACACAATCAAACAAAAATAGCTACATAGACAGCTATTTACAACGTGGGGTAAATGCTACAGAGGTAAGTGTTGGATTAAACAATGTATTACAAGGACTGGATAATAAATATTCTTGGTTCTTGGGCTAA
- a CDS encoding winged helix-turn-helix domain-containing protein, with protein sequence MTSYRKITSNIAGKLNLLETYLFYCLALCSDCNTMESYIKQDNLTDFYGIKKTDQIREWLHKFESLGLVNIDKFDVYGQYGKFNRCSYQSDTEHYVLITNKLYNEPISKELKGFLVLLKCKCLNGTNTTLYSQNKLAEELGLSKGTISRYMNEAIENGYVKRDKKGIHLLREDIFLITSESQLAIIKNLYPEIITDEDLERGYIA encoded by the coding sequence ATGACCTCATACAGAAAAATAACATCTAATATCGCAGGAAAACTTAATTTGCTGGAAACGTACCTATTCTATTGCCTGGCTCTCTGTTCCGATTGCAATACGATGGAATCATATATCAAACAAGATAACTTGACTGATTTCTACGGAATTAAAAAGACAGACCAGATAAGAGAATGGCTACATAAGTTTGAATCCCTCGGATTAGTAAACATAGATAAATTTGATGTTTACGGACAATATGGAAAATTCAACAGATGCAGCTACCAATCAGATACGGAACATTACGTTCTTATAACTAATAAGCTATATAATGAACCGATAAGCAAGGAACTGAAAGGCTTTCTTGTCCTGCTGAAATGTAAATGCTTGAACGGGACTAACACCACTCTTTACAGCCAAAACAAATTAGCGGAAGAACTTGGCTTGTCTAAAGGTACAATATCAAGATATATGAATGAAGCCATAGAAAATGGCTATGTAAAGAGGGACAAGAAAGGAATACACCTGCTTAGAGAGGATATATTTCTGATAACTTCTGAAAGTCAGTTGGCTATTATCAAGAACCTATATCCCGAAATAATCACCGATGAAGACCTTGAAAGAGGTTACATTGCCTAA
- a CDS encoding DEAD/DEAH box helicase family protein, with protein sequence MKNREITVSKEANGKIQYLTEILPEIPTNTILYKKLTGLGATYGELKAHRNSIIIEPNKPVISGKCKDPKHEKDNLFGVFDGVYTDDVVAYMERSIKQSKHFKILTTPESFHKVQEAFEEMDMDIRYNSFLLFDECHKIVKDSGFRPDITLPMDLFFECEQKALVSATPIEFTDPRFEEQKFQTITIKPTFDYVKGMNLHATNNLLQAAKEVFADLKGNCFVFCNSTDTIYSLMQQLDLLDESAVFCSEKSVEKLKGLKFENVSDIWDKGIMKRYNWLTSRFYNAVDIELEEKPTILLLTDCYFADYTAFDPNTDTIQCVGRFRNGVSSIHHISNTNRNFMVRSKEELKGRISCWKDVYDMLQNHYDYATTVSAKDAYGTILTSLPYAEMLDEKGRSKYFKIDNYINTELVKGYYNCPDNLHKAYKNCDAFTINNYSILDYKLGDYERLQRSNKSNSIKEKRKIMVQQLELLGECQTEMEYQFKRDLEQADSFIVEAYNKIGKKEIERLKYNRKKIKEAMIIADYHAKVTGTEVSQMIYNSFETGKWYSRKFIKEEISRIFKLFGIVPKKAVTSHTILDFFHAVESKRKNIKGYQLTMRKGI encoded by the coding sequence ATGAAGAACAGAGAGATAACAGTCAGCAAGGAAGCAAACGGAAAAATCCAATACTTGACAGAGATACTGCCCGAAATCCCCACCAACACCATATTATATAAGAAACTTACGGGACTTGGTGCTACTTATGGAGAACTGAAAGCACACCGTAATTCAATCATCATAGAGCCGAACAAACCCGTTATCAGCGGAAAATGCAAAGACCCGAAACATGAGAAAGACAATCTTTTTGGTGTTTTTGATGGTGTCTATACGGATGACGTAGTGGCATACATGGAAAGGAGCATCAAACAGAGTAAACATTTCAAGATACTCACTACTCCCGAAAGTTTCCACAAGGTGCAGGAAGCATTTGAAGAAATGGATATGGATATACGCTATAACAGCTTTCTATTGTTCGATGAATGCCATAAGATAGTCAAAGATTCAGGTTTTCGTCCCGATATAACATTGCCTATGGACTTATTTTTTGAATGTGAACAGAAAGCCTTGGTATCTGCCACTCCCATCGAGTTTACAGACCCACGTTTTGAAGAACAGAAATTTCAGACCATTACCATCAAGCCTACATTCGACTATGTAAAAGGCATGAATCTCCATGCTACCAATAATCTGTTGCAGGCAGCAAAAGAAGTGTTTGCAGATCTGAAAGGTAATTGTTTCGTATTCTGTAATTCTACAGATACCATTTATTCACTGATGCAGCAACTTGACTTATTGGACGAATCCGCAGTATTCTGTTCCGAAAAGAGTGTGGAAAAGCTGAAAGGCTTGAAGTTTGAGAATGTTTCCGATATATGGGACAAGGGCATAATGAAGCGTTACAACTGGCTCACTTCACGTTTTTATAATGCGGTGGATATTGAACTTGAAGAGAAGCCGACCATCTTATTACTGACAGACTGTTATTTTGCGGACTATACCGCATTTGACCCGAATACGGACACGATTCAATGTGTGGGAAGATTCAGAAACGGTGTGTCCTCTATCCACCATATCAGCAACACCAACCGCAATTTTATGGTGAGAAGCAAGGAAGAACTTAAAGGACGTATTTCGTGTTGGAAAGACGTGTACGATATGTTACAGAATCATTATGACTATGCGACCACCGTTTCCGCAAAAGACGCATACGGTACAATACTTACCAGTCTGCCCTATGCGGAGATGCTGGACGAGAAAGGAAGAAGCAAATACTTCAAGATAGACAACTACATCAATACGGAACTGGTGAAAGGATATTATAATTGTCCCGATAATCTGCATAAAGCATACAAGAACTGCGATGCTTTTACCATAAATAATTATAGCATTTTGGATTATAAACTCGGTGACTATGAGAGACTGCAACGTAGCAACAAGTCAAATTCCATCAAGGAGAAACGTAAGATAATGGTACAACAGCTTGAATTGCTTGGTGAATGCCAAACGGAAATGGAATACCAATTCAAAAGGGACTTGGAACAAGCGGACAGTTTTATAGTGGAAGCATACAACAAGATAGGCAAGAAAGAAATTGAACGGTTGAAATATAACCGCAAGAAAATAAAGGAAGCAATGATTATTGCAGACTACCATGCCAAAGTTACGGGAACGGAAGTCTCACAGATGATATACAACTCTTTTGAAACGGGCAAATGGTATTCCCGAAAATTCATAAAGGAAGAAATCAGCAGGATTTTTAAGTTGTTTGGCATTGTCCCAAAGAAAGCGGTAACATCACATACCATTCTTGATTTTTTTCATGCGGTGGAAAGCAAGCGGAAAAATATAAAAGGTTATCAACTGACCATGCGGAAAGGTATATAG